Proteins from a single region of Planctomycetota bacterium:
- a CDS encoding Uma2 family endonuclease yields the protein MSALLIPPPKPEDVAKAKPLELVPLLENGDRLSGAEFMRRYEAMPNVKAELIHGVVHIMASPVRNTLHAAPMSRLIGWLSLYQSRHPHLVAGTDGTVILADDEHFQPDAYLFDPSGLATVGEDDYVHGPPELVCEVAASTAGRDAHEKAEAYAAAGVQEYLLWRTEETVPQLDWFTLKDGLYHPMPADADDVITSGVFEGLRLNRRAMLEGDMAAVIATLAG from the coding sequence ATGTCCGCCCTGCTCATCCCGCCACCAAAGCCAGAGGACGTGGCCAAGGCCAAGCCGCTCGAACTTGTACCGCTATTGGAGAACGGCGATCGCCTTTCGGGCGCCGAATTCATGCGTCGCTACGAGGCGATGCCGAACGTCAAGGCTGAGCTCATCCACGGAGTTGTTCACATCATGGCCAGTCCGGTTCGCAACACATTGCACGCTGCTCCAATGAGCCGCCTGATCGGATGGCTCAGCCTCTACCAAAGCCGCCACCCCCACCTCGTTGCAGGCACGGACGGCACCGTTATCCTCGCCGACGACGAGCACTTCCAACCCGACGCATATCTCTTCGATCCCAGCGGCTTAGCAACTGTTGGCGAAGACGACTACGTCCACGGCCCGCCGGAGCTCGTTTGTGAAGTAGCAGCGTCAACTGCCGGTCGAGACGCACATGAGAAAGCAGAGGCCTACGCCGCCGCGGGCGTTCAGGAGTATCTGCTCTGGCGAACCGAGGAAACCGTCCCACAGCTCGACTGGTTCACGCTCAAGGACGGCCTCTACCACCCAATGCCGGCCGACGCCGACGATGTGATCACCAGCGGCGTTTTCGAAGGACTGCGACTGAACCGCCGAGCGATGCTCGAAGGCGACATGGCGGCGGTC